One genomic region from Macaca mulatta isolate MMU2019108-1 chromosome 20, T2T-MMU8v2.0, whole genome shotgun sequence encodes:
- the ZNF598 gene encoding E3 ubiquitin-protein ligase ZNF598 isoform X5 — protein sequence MAAAGVAEGRRAALEAAAVAAPERGGGSCVLCCGDLEATALGRCDHPVCYRCSTKMRVLCEQRYCAVCREELRQVVFGKKLPAFATIPIHQLQHEKKYDIYFADGKVYALYRQLLQHECPRCPELPPFSLFGDLEQHMRRQHELFCCRLCLQHLQIFTYERKWYSRKDLARHRMQGDPDDTSHRGHPLCKFCDERYLDNDELLKHLRRDHYFCHFCDSDGAQDYYSDYAYLREHFREKHFLCEEGRCSTEQFTHAFRTEIDLKAHRTACHSRSRAEARQNRQIDLQFSYAPRHSRRNEGVVGGEDYEEVDRYSRQGRVARAGTRGAQQSRRGSWRYKREEEDREVAAAVRASVAAQQQEEARRSEDREEGGRPKKEEAAVRGPEEPRGPRRPPRTQGEGPGPKETSTNGPVSQEAFPVTGPATPCTLPPPSPKLKDEDFPSLSASTSSCCSTAAIPGPVGLALPYAIPARGRSAFQEEDFPALVSSVPKPGTTPTSLVSAWNSSSSGKKVAQPPPSAQATGSGQPTRKAGKGSRGGRKGGPPLTQEEEGGSPAAQELLSTRPTGSISSPLGPVSIQPSKVGKKKKVGSEKPGTTLPQPLPASCPPGPMQAPEAPASRAEGPVAVVVNGHTEGPAPARSAPKEPPGLPRPLGSFPCPTPQEDFPALGGPCPPRMPPPPGFSAVVLLKGTPPPPPPGLVPPVSKPPPGFSGLLPSPHPACVPSPTATTTTTKPPRPPPALQAYLVPENFRERNLQLIQSIRDFLQSDEARFSEFKSHSGEFRQGLISAAQYYKSCRDLLGENFQKVFNELLVLLPDTAKQQELLSAHTDFCNREKPLGTKSKKNKKSAWQVTTQQAGLDCRVCPTCQQVLAHGDASSHQALHAARDDDFPSLQAIARIIT from the exons ATGGCTGCTGCGGGGGTCGCCGAGGGGCGGCGCGCGGCCCTGGAGGCGGCTGCGGTGGCGGCTCCTGAGCGGGGCGGCGGGAGCTGCGTGCTATGCTGCGGAGACCTGGAGGCCACGGCGCTAGGCCGCTGCGACCACCCGGTGTGCTACCGCTGCTCCACCAAGATGCGGGTGCTGTGCGAGCAGCGCTACTGCGCCGTGTGCCGCGAGGAGCTGCGCCAG GTGGTCTTTGGGAAGAAGCTTCCTGCCTTTGCCACCATCCCCATCCACCAGCTGCAGCATGAGAAGAAATACGATATCTACTTTGCAGATGGAAAGGTGTACGCATTGTACAG GCAGCTGCTGCAGCACGAGTGCCCGCGGTGCCCCGAGCTGCCGCCTTTCAGCCTCTTCGGGGACCTGGAGCAGCACATGCGGAGGCAGCATGAGCTCTTCTGCTGCCGGCTGTGCCTCCAGCACCTCCAG ATCTTCACATACGAACGCAAGTGGTACTCGCGCAAGGACCTGGCCCGGCATCGCATGCAGGGGGACCCCGATGACACGTCGCACCGCGGGCACCCGCTCTGCAAGTTCTGCGACGAGCGCTACCTGGACAATGACGAGCTGCTTAAGCACCTGCGCCGCGACCACTACTTCTGCCACTTCTGCGACTCGGACGGGGCCCAGGACTACTACAG CGACTATGCCTACCTGCGCGAGCACTTCCGGGAGAAGCACTTCCTGTGTGAGGAGGGCCGCTGCAGCACAGAGCAGTTCACCCACGCCTTCCGCACCGAGATCGACCTCAAGGCCCACAGGACGGCCTGCCACAGCCGCAGCCGAGCCGAGGCGCGCCAGAACCGCCAGATCGACCTACAGTTCAGCTACGCGCCACGACACTCGCGCCGGAACGAGG GGGTCGTCGGTGGCGAAGACTACGAGGAGGTGGACAGGTACAGCCGCCAGGGCCGAGTGGCCCGGGCCGGCACTCGCGGAGCCCAGCAGAGCCGCCGAGGAAGCTGGAGGTACAAAAG GGAGGAAGAGGACCGAGAAGTAGCAGCTGCTGTCCGGGCTTCCGTGGCTgcacagcagcaggaggaggcaCGCAGAAGTGAGGACCGGGAGGAAGGAGGCCGGCCCAAGAAGGAGGAGGCAGCGGTGCGGGGTCCTGAGGAGCCCCGTGGCCCCCGGCGCCCACCCCGGACTCAGGGTGAAGGCCCAG GCCCTAAGGAAACCTCGACAAATGGTCCTGTAAGCCAAGAGGCCTTCCCGGTGACGGGCCCAGCCACCCCATG CACCCTCCCACCACCCAGCCCTAAGCTCAAGGACGAAGActtccccagcctctctgccTCCACTTCCTCCTGCTGCTCCACTGCAGCAATCCCGGGCCCTGTGGGGTTGGCGCTGCCGTACGCCATCCCTGCCAGGGGCAGGAGTGCCTTCCAGGAGGAGGATTTCCCTGCCCTGGTGTCCTCGGTGCCCAAGCCTGGCACCACCCCCACCAGCCTCGTCTCTGCCTggaacagcagcagcagcggcaagAAGGTAGCACAGCCCCCACCCTCAGCGCAGGCTACCGGAAGCGGCCAGCCCACCAGAAAGGCTGGGAAGGGGAGCAGGGGCGGCAGGAAGGGCGGCCCGCCCCTCacacaggaggaggagggtggcagTCCGGCCGCTCAGGAGCTTCTAAGCACACGCCCCACGGGCTCCATCTCCTCCCCACTGGGGCCAGTCTCCATCCAGCCCTCTAAAGTTGGCAAGAAGAAGAAAGTGGGCTCAGAGAAGCCTGGCACCACACTGCCACAGCCCCTGCCCGCTAGCTGTCCCCCTGGGCCTATGCAGGCCCCGGAAGCTCCGGCCAGCAGAGCCGAGGGACCAGTTGCTGTCGTCGTTAATGGACACACAGAGGGCCCGGCCCCAGCTCGGAGTGCCCCCAAGGAACCCCCAGGGCTCCCAAGGCCCCTGGGGTCCTTCCCCTGCCCCACGCCACAGGAGGACTTCCCAGCGCTTGGCGGCCCCTGTCCACCCCGGATGCCACCGCCCCCAG GCTTCAGCGCTGTGGTGCTCCTGAAGGGCacacctcccccacccccgccgGGCCTGGTGCCCCCCGTCAGCAAGCCGCCCCCAGGCTTCTCTGGCCTTCTGCCTAGCCCCCACCCGGCCTGCGTTCCCAGccccaccgccaccaccaccaccacaaaacc ACCCAGGCCGCCGCCGGCTCTGCAGGCCTACCTAGTCCCCGAGAACTTCCGGGAGAGGAACCTGCAGCTCATCCAGTCCATCAGGGACTTCCTGCAGAGCGACGAGGCCCGCTTCAGCGAGTTCAAGAGCCACTCAGGGGAGTTCAGACAG GGCCTGATCTCCGCAGCCCAGTATTACAAGAGTTGCCGGGACCTGCTGGGGGAGAATTTCCAGAAGGTCTTTAACGAGCTGCTGGTCCTACTGCCCGACACAGCCAAGCAGCAGGAGCTCCTGTCTGCACACACGGACTTCTGCAACCGCGAGAAGCCTCTCGGCACCAAGTCCAAGAAGAACAAGAAGAGCGCGTGGCAGGTCACCACCCAGCAGGCGGGCCTGGACTGCCGTGTGTGCCCCACCTGCCAGCAGGTGCTCGCACACGGCGACGCCAGCAGCCACCAGGCGCTGCATGCTGCCCGGGACGACGACTTCCCCTCCCTGCAAGCCATCGCCAGGATCATCACGTAG
- the ZNF598 gene encoding E3 ubiquitin-protein ligase ZNF598 isoform X4 has translation MAAAGVAEGRRAALEAAAVAAPERGGGSCVLCCGDLEATALGRCDHPVCYRCSTKMRVLCEQRYCAVCREELRQVVFGKKLPAFATIPIHQLQHEKKYDIYFADGKVYALYRQLLQHECPRCPELPPFSLFGDLEQHMRRQHELFCCRLCLQHLQIFTYERKWYSRKDLARHRMQGDPDDTSHRGHPLCKFCDERYLDNDELLKHLRRDHYFCHFCDSDGAQDYYSDYAYLREHFREKHFLCEEGRCSTEQFTHAFRTEIDLKAHRTACHSRSRAEARQNRQIDLQFSYAPRHSRRNEGVVGGEDYEEVDRYSRQGRVARAGTRGAQQSRRGSWRYKREEEDREVAAAVRASVAAQQQEEARRSEDREEGGRPKKEEAAVRGPEEPRGPRRPPRTQGEGPGPKETSTNGPVSQEAFPVTGPATPWCVRVRVTLPPPSPKLKDEDFPSLSASTSSCCSTAAIPGPVGLALPYAIPARGRSAFQEEDFPALVSSVPKPGTTPTSLVSAWNSSSSGKKVAQPPPSAQATGSGQPTRKAGKGSRGGRKGGPPLTQEEEGGSPAAQELLSTRPTGSISSPLGPVSIQPSKVGKKKKVGSEKPGTTLPQPLPASCPPGPMQAPEAPASRAEGPVAVVVNGHTEGPAPARSAPKEPPGLPRPLGSFPCPTPQEDFPALGGPCPPRMPPPPGFSAVVLLKGTPPPPPPGLVPPVSKPPPGFSGLLPSPHPACVPSPTATTTTTKPPRPPPALQAYLVPENFRERNLQLIQSIRDFLQSDEARFSEFKSHSGEFRQGLISAAQYYKSCRDLLGENFQKVFNELLVLLPDTAKQQELLSAHTDFCNREKPLGTKSKKNKKSAWQVTTQQAGLDCRVCPTCQQVLAHGDASSHQALHAARDDDFPSLQAIARIIT, from the exons ATGGCTGCTGCGGGGGTCGCCGAGGGGCGGCGCGCGGCCCTGGAGGCGGCTGCGGTGGCGGCTCCTGAGCGGGGCGGCGGGAGCTGCGTGCTATGCTGCGGAGACCTGGAGGCCACGGCGCTAGGCCGCTGCGACCACCCGGTGTGCTACCGCTGCTCCACCAAGATGCGGGTGCTGTGCGAGCAGCGCTACTGCGCCGTGTGCCGCGAGGAGCTGCGCCAG GTGGTCTTTGGGAAGAAGCTTCCTGCCTTTGCCACCATCCCCATCCACCAGCTGCAGCATGAGAAGAAATACGATATCTACTTTGCAGATGGAAAGGTGTACGCATTGTACAG GCAGCTGCTGCAGCACGAGTGCCCGCGGTGCCCCGAGCTGCCGCCTTTCAGCCTCTTCGGGGACCTGGAGCAGCACATGCGGAGGCAGCATGAGCTCTTCTGCTGCCGGCTGTGCCTCCAGCACCTCCAG ATCTTCACATACGAACGCAAGTGGTACTCGCGCAAGGACCTGGCCCGGCATCGCATGCAGGGGGACCCCGATGACACGTCGCACCGCGGGCACCCGCTCTGCAAGTTCTGCGACGAGCGCTACCTGGACAATGACGAGCTGCTTAAGCACCTGCGCCGCGACCACTACTTCTGCCACTTCTGCGACTCGGACGGGGCCCAGGACTACTACAG CGACTATGCCTACCTGCGCGAGCACTTCCGGGAGAAGCACTTCCTGTGTGAGGAGGGCCGCTGCAGCACAGAGCAGTTCACCCACGCCTTCCGCACCGAGATCGACCTCAAGGCCCACAGGACGGCCTGCCACAGCCGCAGCCGAGCCGAGGCGCGCCAGAACCGCCAGATCGACCTACAGTTCAGCTACGCGCCACGACACTCGCGCCGGAACGAGG GGGTCGTCGGTGGCGAAGACTACGAGGAGGTGGACAGGTACAGCCGCCAGGGCCGAGTGGCCCGGGCCGGCACTCGCGGAGCCCAGCAGAGCCGCCGAGGAAGCTGGAGGTACAAAAG GGAGGAAGAGGACCGAGAAGTAGCAGCTGCTGTCCGGGCTTCCGTGGCTgcacagcagcaggaggaggcaCGCAGAAGTGAGGACCGGGAGGAAGGAGGCCGGCCCAAGAAGGAGGAGGCAGCGGTGCGGGGTCCTGAGGAGCCCCGTGGCCCCCGGCGCCCACCCCGGACTCAGGGTGAAGGCCCAG GCCCTAAGGAAACCTCGACAAATGGTCCTGTAAGCCAAGAGGCCTTCCCGGTGACGGGCCCAGCCACCCCATGGTGTGTGAGGGTGAGGGT CACCCTCCCACCACCCAGCCCTAAGCTCAAGGACGAAGActtccccagcctctctgccTCCACTTCCTCCTGCTGCTCCACTGCAGCAATCCCGGGCCCTGTGGGGTTGGCGCTGCCGTACGCCATCCCTGCCAGGGGCAGGAGTGCCTTCCAGGAGGAGGATTTCCCTGCCCTGGTGTCCTCGGTGCCCAAGCCTGGCACCACCCCCACCAGCCTCGTCTCTGCCTggaacagcagcagcagcggcaagAAGGTAGCACAGCCCCCACCCTCAGCGCAGGCTACCGGAAGCGGCCAGCCCACCAGAAAGGCTGGGAAGGGGAGCAGGGGCGGCAGGAAGGGCGGCCCGCCCCTCacacaggaggaggagggtggcagTCCGGCCGCTCAGGAGCTTCTAAGCACACGCCCCACGGGCTCCATCTCCTCCCCACTGGGGCCAGTCTCCATCCAGCCCTCTAAAGTTGGCAAGAAGAAGAAAGTGGGCTCAGAGAAGCCTGGCACCACACTGCCACAGCCCCTGCCCGCTAGCTGTCCCCCTGGGCCTATGCAGGCCCCGGAAGCTCCGGCCAGCAGAGCCGAGGGACCAGTTGCTGTCGTCGTTAATGGACACACAGAGGGCCCGGCCCCAGCTCGGAGTGCCCCCAAGGAACCCCCAGGGCTCCCAAGGCCCCTGGGGTCCTTCCCCTGCCCCACGCCACAGGAGGACTTCCCAGCGCTTGGCGGCCCCTGTCCACCCCGGATGCCACCGCCCCCAG GCTTCAGCGCTGTGGTGCTCCTGAAGGGCacacctcccccacccccgccgGGCCTGGTGCCCCCCGTCAGCAAGCCGCCCCCAGGCTTCTCTGGCCTTCTGCCTAGCCCCCACCCGGCCTGCGTTCCCAGccccaccgccaccaccaccaccacaaaacc ACCCAGGCCGCCGCCGGCTCTGCAGGCCTACCTAGTCCCCGAGAACTTCCGGGAGAGGAACCTGCAGCTCATCCAGTCCATCAGGGACTTCCTGCAGAGCGACGAGGCCCGCTTCAGCGAGTTCAAGAGCCACTCAGGGGAGTTCAGACAG GGCCTGATCTCCGCAGCCCAGTATTACAAGAGTTGCCGGGACCTGCTGGGGGAGAATTTCCAGAAGGTCTTTAACGAGCTGCTGGTCCTACTGCCCGACACAGCCAAGCAGCAGGAGCTCCTGTCTGCACACACGGACTTCTGCAACCGCGAGAAGCCTCTCGGCACCAAGTCCAAGAAGAACAAGAAGAGCGCGTGGCAGGTCACCACCCAGCAGGCGGGCCTGGACTGCCGTGTGTGCCCCACCTGCCAGCAGGTGCTCGCACACGGCGACGCCAGCAGCCACCAGGCGCTGCATGCTGCCCGGGACGACGACTTCCCCTCCCTGCAAGCCATCGCCAGGATCATCACGTAG
- the ZNF598 gene encoding E3 ubiquitin-protein ligase ZNF598 isoform X7, protein MAAAGVAEGRRAALEAAAVAAPERGGGSCVLCCGDLEATALGRCDHPVCYRCSTKMRVLCEQRYCAVCREELRQVVFGKKLPAFATIPIHQLQHEKKYDIYFADGKVYALYRQLLQHECPRCPELPPFSLFGDLEQHMRRQHELFCCRLCLQHLQIFTYERKWYSRKDLARHRMQGDPDDTSHRGHPLCKFCDERYLDNDELLKHLRRDHYFCHFCDSDGAQDYYSPPTDTPSSASDYAYLREHFREKHFLCEEGRCSTEQFTHAFRTEIDLKAHRTACHSRSRAEARQNRQIDLQFSYAPRHSRRNEGVVGGEDYEEVDRYSRQGRVARAGTRGAQQSRRGSWRYKREEEDREVAAAVRASVAAQQQEEARRSEDREEGGRPKKEEAAVRGPEEPRGPRRPPRTQGEGPGPKETSTNGPVSQEAFPVTGPATPCTLPPPSPKLKDEDFPSLSASTSSCCSTAAIPGPVGLALPYAIPARGRSAFQEEDFPALVSSVPKPGTTPTSLVSAWNSSSSGKKAPEAPASRAEGPVAVVVNGHTEGPAPARSAPKEPPGLPRPLGSFPCPTPQEDFPALGGPCPPRMPPPPGFSAVVLLKGTPPPPPPGLVPPVSKPPPGFSGLLPSPHPACVPSPTATTTTTKPPRPPPALQAYLVPENFRERNLQLIQSIRDFLQSDEARFSEFKSHSGEFRQGLISAAQYYKSCRDLLGENFQKVFNELLVLLPDTAKQQELLSAHTDFCNREKPLGTKSKKNKKSAWQVTTQQAGLDCRVCPTCQQVLAHGDASSHQALHAARDDDFPSLQAIARIIT, encoded by the exons ATGGCTGCTGCGGGGGTCGCCGAGGGGCGGCGCGCGGCCCTGGAGGCGGCTGCGGTGGCGGCTCCTGAGCGGGGCGGCGGGAGCTGCGTGCTATGCTGCGGAGACCTGGAGGCCACGGCGCTAGGCCGCTGCGACCACCCGGTGTGCTACCGCTGCTCCACCAAGATGCGGGTGCTGTGCGAGCAGCGCTACTGCGCCGTGTGCCGCGAGGAGCTGCGCCAG GTGGTCTTTGGGAAGAAGCTTCCTGCCTTTGCCACCATCCCCATCCACCAGCTGCAGCATGAGAAGAAATACGATATCTACTTTGCAGATGGAAAGGTGTACGCATTGTACAG GCAGCTGCTGCAGCACGAGTGCCCGCGGTGCCCCGAGCTGCCGCCTTTCAGCCTCTTCGGGGACCTGGAGCAGCACATGCGGAGGCAGCATGAGCTCTTCTGCTGCCGGCTGTGCCTCCAGCACCTCCAG ATCTTCACATACGAACGCAAGTGGTACTCGCGCAAGGACCTGGCCCGGCATCGCATGCAGGGGGACCCCGATGACACGTCGCACCGCGGGCACCCGCTCTGCAAGTTCTGCGACGAGCGCTACCTGGACAATGACGAGCTGCTTAAGCACCTGCGCCGCGACCACTACTTCTGCCACTTCTGCGACTCGGACGGGGCCCAGGACTACTACAG CCCTCCTACCGACACCCCATCTTCTGCCAGCGACTATGCCTACCTGCGCGAGCACTTCCGGGAGAAGCACTTCCTGTGTGAGGAGGGCCGCTGCAGCACAGAGCAGTTCACCCACGCCTTCCGCACCGAGATCGACCTCAAGGCCCACAGGACGGCCTGCCACAGCCGCAGCCGAGCCGAGGCGCGCCAGAACCGCCAGATCGACCTACAGTTCAGCTACGCGCCACGACACTCGCGCCGGAACGAGG GGGTCGTCGGTGGCGAAGACTACGAGGAGGTGGACAGGTACAGCCGCCAGGGCCGAGTGGCCCGGGCCGGCACTCGCGGAGCCCAGCAGAGCCGCCGAGGAAGCTGGAGGTACAAAAG GGAGGAAGAGGACCGAGAAGTAGCAGCTGCTGTCCGGGCTTCCGTGGCTgcacagcagcaggaggaggcaCGCAGAAGTGAGGACCGGGAGGAAGGAGGCCGGCCCAAGAAGGAGGAGGCAGCGGTGCGGGGTCCTGAGGAGCCCCGTGGCCCCCGGCGCCCACCCCGGACTCAGGGTGAAGGCCCAG GCCCTAAGGAAACCTCGACAAATGGTCCTGTAAGCCAAGAGGCCTTCCCGGTGACGGGCCCAGCCACCCCATG CACCCTCCCACCACCCAGCCCTAAGCTCAAGGACGAAGActtccccagcctctctgccTCCACTTCCTCCTGCTGCTCCACTGCAGCAATCCCGGGCCCTGTGGGGTTGGCGCTGCCGTACGCCATCCCTGCCAGGGGCAGGAGTGCCTTCCAGGAGGAGGATTTCCCTGCCCTGGTGTCCTCGGTGCCCAAGCCTGGCACCACCCCCACCAGCCTCGTCTCTGCCTggaacagcagcagcagcggcaagAAG GCCCCGGAAGCTCCGGCCAGCAGAGCCGAGGGACCAGTTGCTGTCGTCGTTAATGGACACACAGAGGGCCCGGCCCCAGCTCGGAGTGCCCCCAAGGAACCCCCAGGGCTCCCAAGGCCCCTGGGGTCCTTCCCCTGCCCCACGCCACAGGAGGACTTCCCAGCGCTTGGCGGCCCCTGTCCACCCCGGATGCCACCGCCCCCAG GCTTCAGCGCTGTGGTGCTCCTGAAGGGCacacctcccccacccccgccgGGCCTGGTGCCCCCCGTCAGCAAGCCGCCCCCAGGCTTCTCTGGCCTTCTGCCTAGCCCCCACCCGGCCTGCGTTCCCAGccccaccgccaccaccaccaccacaaaacc ACCCAGGCCGCCGCCGGCTCTGCAGGCCTACCTAGTCCCCGAGAACTTCCGGGAGAGGAACCTGCAGCTCATCCAGTCCATCAGGGACTTCCTGCAGAGCGACGAGGCCCGCTTCAGCGAGTTCAAGAGCCACTCAGGGGAGTTCAGACAG GGCCTGATCTCCGCAGCCCAGTATTACAAGAGTTGCCGGGACCTGCTGGGGGAGAATTTCCAGAAGGTCTTTAACGAGCTGCTGGTCCTACTGCCCGACACAGCCAAGCAGCAGGAGCTCCTGTCTGCACACACGGACTTCTGCAACCGCGAGAAGCCTCTCGGCACCAAGTCCAAGAAGAACAAGAAGAGCGCGTGGCAGGTCACCACCCAGCAGGCGGGCCTGGACTGCCGTGTGTGCCCCACCTGCCAGCAGGTGCTCGCACACGGCGACGCCAGCAGCCACCAGGCGCTGCATGCTGCCCGGGACGACGACTTCCCCTCCCTGCAAGCCATCGCCAGGATCATCACGTAG
- the ZNF598 gene encoding E3 ubiquitin-protein ligase ZNF598 isoform X3, translating into MAAAGVAEGRRAALEAAAVAAPERGGGSCVLCCGDLEATALGRCDHPVCYRCSTKMRVLCEQRYCAVCREELRQVVFGKKLPAFATIPIHQLQHEKKYDIYFADGKVYALYRQLLQHECPRCPELPPFSLFGDLEQHMRRQHELFCCRLCLQHLQIFTYERKWYSRKDLARHRMQGDPDDTSHRGHPLCKFCDERYLDNDELLKHLRRDHYFCHFCDSDGAQDYYSPPTDTPSSASDYAYLREHFREKHFLCEEGRCSTEQFTHAFRTEIDLKAHRTACHSRSRAEARQNRQIDLQFSYAPRHSRRNEGVVGGEDYEEVDRYSRQGRVARAGTRGAQQSRRGSWREEEDREVAAAVRASVAAQQQEEARRSEDREEGGRPKKEEAAVRGPEEPRGPRRPPRTQGEGPGPKETSTNGPVSQEAFPVTGPATPCTLPPPSPKLKDEDFPSLSASTSSCCSTAAIPGPVGLALPYAIPARGRSAFQEEDFPALVSSVPKPGTTPTSLVSAWNSSSSGKKVAQPPPSAQATGSGQPTRKAGKGSRGGRKGGPPLTQEEEGGSPAAQELLSTRPTGSISSPLGPVSIQPSKVGKKKKVGSEKPGTTLPQPLPASCPPGPMQAPEAPASRAEGPVAVVVNGHTEGPAPARSAPKEPPGLPRPLGSFPCPTPQEDFPALGGPCPPRMPPPPGFSAVVLLKGTPPPPPPGLVPPVSKPPPGFSGLLPSPHPACVPSPTATTTTTKPPRPPPALQAYLVPENFRERNLQLIQSIRDFLQSDEARFSEFKSHSGEFRQGLISAAQYYKSCRDLLGENFQKVFNELLVLLPDTAKQQELLSAHTDFCNREKPLGTKSKKNKKSAWQVTTQQAGLDCRVCPTCQQVLAHGDASSHQALHAARDDDFPSLQAIARIIT; encoded by the exons ATGGCTGCTGCGGGGGTCGCCGAGGGGCGGCGCGCGGCCCTGGAGGCGGCTGCGGTGGCGGCTCCTGAGCGGGGCGGCGGGAGCTGCGTGCTATGCTGCGGAGACCTGGAGGCCACGGCGCTAGGCCGCTGCGACCACCCGGTGTGCTACCGCTGCTCCACCAAGATGCGGGTGCTGTGCGAGCAGCGCTACTGCGCCGTGTGCCGCGAGGAGCTGCGCCAG GTGGTCTTTGGGAAGAAGCTTCCTGCCTTTGCCACCATCCCCATCCACCAGCTGCAGCATGAGAAGAAATACGATATCTACTTTGCAGATGGAAAGGTGTACGCATTGTACAG GCAGCTGCTGCAGCACGAGTGCCCGCGGTGCCCCGAGCTGCCGCCTTTCAGCCTCTTCGGGGACCTGGAGCAGCACATGCGGAGGCAGCATGAGCTCTTCTGCTGCCGGCTGTGCCTCCAGCACCTCCAG ATCTTCACATACGAACGCAAGTGGTACTCGCGCAAGGACCTGGCCCGGCATCGCATGCAGGGGGACCCCGATGACACGTCGCACCGCGGGCACCCGCTCTGCAAGTTCTGCGACGAGCGCTACCTGGACAATGACGAGCTGCTTAAGCACCTGCGCCGCGACCACTACTTCTGCCACTTCTGCGACTCGGACGGGGCCCAGGACTACTACAG CCCTCCTACCGACACCCCATCTTCTGCCAGCGACTATGCCTACCTGCGCGAGCACTTCCGGGAGAAGCACTTCCTGTGTGAGGAGGGCCGCTGCAGCACAGAGCAGTTCACCCACGCCTTCCGCACCGAGATCGACCTCAAGGCCCACAGGACGGCCTGCCACAGCCGCAGCCGAGCCGAGGCGCGCCAGAACCGCCAGATCGACCTACAGTTCAGCTACGCGCCACGACACTCGCGCCGGAACGAGG GGGTCGTCGGTGGCGAAGACTACGAGGAGGTGGACAGGTACAGCCGCCAGGGCCGAGTGGCCCGGGCCGGCACTCGCGGAGCCCAGCAGAGCCGCCGAGGAAGCTGGAG GGAGGAAGAGGACCGAGAAGTAGCAGCTGCTGTCCGGGCTTCCGTGGCTgcacagcagcaggaggaggcaCGCAGAAGTGAGGACCGGGAGGAAGGAGGCCGGCCCAAGAAGGAGGAGGCAGCGGTGCGGGGTCCTGAGGAGCCCCGTGGCCCCCGGCGCCCACCCCGGACTCAGGGTGAAGGCCCAG GCCCTAAGGAAACCTCGACAAATGGTCCTGTAAGCCAAGAGGCCTTCCCGGTGACGGGCCCAGCCACCCCATG CACCCTCCCACCACCCAGCCCTAAGCTCAAGGACGAAGActtccccagcctctctgccTCCACTTCCTCCTGCTGCTCCACTGCAGCAATCCCGGGCCCTGTGGGGTTGGCGCTGCCGTACGCCATCCCTGCCAGGGGCAGGAGTGCCTTCCAGGAGGAGGATTTCCCTGCCCTGGTGTCCTCGGTGCCCAAGCCTGGCACCACCCCCACCAGCCTCGTCTCTGCCTggaacagcagcagcagcggcaagAAGGTAGCACAGCCCCCACCCTCAGCGCAGGCTACCGGAAGCGGCCAGCCCACCAGAAAGGCTGGGAAGGGGAGCAGGGGCGGCAGGAAGGGCGGCCCGCCCCTCacacaggaggaggagggtggcagTCCGGCCGCTCAGGAGCTTCTAAGCACACGCCCCACGGGCTCCATCTCCTCCCCACTGGGGCCAGTCTCCATCCAGCCCTCTAAAGTTGGCAAGAAGAAGAAAGTGGGCTCAGAGAAGCCTGGCACCACACTGCCACAGCCCCTGCCCGCTAGCTGTCCCCCTGGGCCTATGCAGGCCCCGGAAGCTCCGGCCAGCAGAGCCGAGGGACCAGTTGCTGTCGTCGTTAATGGACACACAGAGGGCCCGGCCCCAGCTCGGAGTGCCCCCAAGGAACCCCCAGGGCTCCCAAGGCCCCTGGGGTCCTTCCCCTGCCCCACGCCACAGGAGGACTTCCCAGCGCTTGGCGGCCCCTGTCCACCCCGGATGCCACCGCCCCCAG GCTTCAGCGCTGTGGTGCTCCTGAAGGGCacacctcccccacccccgccgGGCCTGGTGCCCCCCGTCAGCAAGCCGCCCCCAGGCTTCTCTGGCCTTCTGCCTAGCCCCCACCCGGCCTGCGTTCCCAGccccaccgccaccaccaccaccacaaaacc ACCCAGGCCGCCGCCGGCTCTGCAGGCCTACCTAGTCCCCGAGAACTTCCGGGAGAGGAACCTGCAGCTCATCCAGTCCATCAGGGACTTCCTGCAGAGCGACGAGGCCCGCTTCAGCGAGTTCAAGAGCCACTCAGGGGAGTTCAGACAG GGCCTGATCTCCGCAGCCCAGTATTACAAGAGTTGCCGGGACCTGCTGGGGGAGAATTTCCAGAAGGTCTTTAACGAGCTGCTGGTCCTACTGCCCGACACAGCCAAGCAGCAGGAGCTCCTGTCTGCACACACGGACTTCTGCAACCGCGAGAAGCCTCTCGGCACCAAGTCCAAGAAGAACAAGAAGAGCGCGTGGCAGGTCACCACCCAGCAGGCGGGCCTGGACTGCCGTGTGTGCCCCACCTGCCAGCAGGTGCTCGCACACGGCGACGCCAGCAGCCACCAGGCGCTGCATGCTGCCCGGGACGACGACTTCCCCTCCCTGCAAGCCATCGCCAGGATCATCACGTAG